A single genomic interval of Spirosoma linguale DSM 74 harbors:
- a CDS encoding response regulator receiver protein (PFAM: response regulator receiver~SMART: response regulator receiver~KEGG: mxa:MXAN_0712 sensor histidine kinase/response regulator) codes for MAKKKVLIIDDDARNIFALKATLKAKSYDCLSCSSAQEALDLLKTDAVVDVILIDMMMPEMDGYEAIPRIKNLETREKTPIYAVTAQAMVGDREKCLRAGATDYIAKPIDVDRLLQLLSGSERLS; via the coding sequence ATGGCTAAAAAAAAAGTATTGATCATCGACGATGATGCCAGAAATATTTTTGCGCTGAAGGCTACGCTGAAAGCAAAATCCTACGATTGCCTGTCGTGTTCGAGCGCGCAGGAGGCTTTGGATTTATTGAAGACAGATGCTGTAGTCGATGTGATTCTCATCGATATGATGATGCCGGAGATGGATGGCTACGAAGCCATTCCGCGCATTAAAAACCTGGAAACTAGAGAAAAAACGCCCATCTACGCCGTTACGGCACAGGCCATGGTGGGCGATAGAGAAAAATGCCTGCGGGCCGGTGCTACCGATTACATCGCCAAACCAATTGATGTGGATCGCCTGCTGCAGTTATTGTCGGGTAGTGAACGATTGTCATGA
- a CDS encoding CheB methylesterase (PFAM: CheB methylesterase~KEGG: pin:Ping_3721 CheB-type protein glutamate methylesterase), which translates to MAETKLKNPTEAILIGGSTGSIEVLLRVLPALTTPLSFALIIVLHRKNTADSTLANLLSLKTDSPFREVDDKDPIRPGTIYLAPADYHLLIEQDKSFSLDDSEKVNYSRPSIDVTFESAADVYRSSLIGILLSGANADGTKGMQAIQKTGGLLVAQHPDTALVGFMPQQAIANTTIDYVLDIDGLIEFLKSVNTSQQTNHEAR; encoded by the coding sequence ATGGCGGAAACAAAGCTAAAAAACCCGACAGAAGCTATCCTTATTGGTGGCTCTACCGGAAGCATTGAGGTACTGCTCCGTGTATTGCCCGCCCTGACCACTCCCCTGTCGTTTGCCCTGATTATTGTGCTGCATCGGAAGAACACTGCCGATTCGACCCTGGCGAACCTGTTATCGCTGAAAACAGACAGCCCTTTTCGGGAAGTAGACGACAAAGATCCCATAAGGCCGGGTACAATTTACCTGGCCCCTGCCGACTATCATTTACTGATTGAACAAGACAAGAGTTTTTCGCTGGACGATTCCGAAAAAGTGAACTACAGCCGCCCGTCCATCGACGTCACCTTCGAGTCGGCGGCCGATGTATACCGCTCCTCCTTGATTGGAATTCTGCTGTCGGGAGCCAACGCCGACGGGACAAAGGGCATGCAGGCTATTCAAAAAACCGGCGGCTTGCTCGTTGCCCAACACCCTGACACCGCCCTGGTTGGCTTTATGCCTCAACAGGCCATTGCAAACACCACTATCGATTATGTGCTGGACATTGACGGTCTGATCGAGTTTTTGAAGTCGGTGAATACCTCTCAGCAAACGAACCATGAGGCCCGATGA
- a CDS encoding MCP methyltransferase, CheR-type (KEGG: dps:DP1792 chemotaxis protein methyltransferase (CheR)~PFAM: MCP methyltransferase CheR-type~SMART: MCP methyltransferase CheR-type) — protein sequence MIEEEEIDLLLTDLFEVYGYDFTHYSRASLKRRINRLWLLDKFPSFAELRFRVRSDTDYLKRFVEEVTVNVTEMFRDPQFYRVLRTEVLPTLAAKPFIRIWHAGCSTGEEVFSMAILLTEANLIHKSLLYATDLNPEVLETARTGIFAMAPMKQYSENYILSGGKNDFSAYYTAQYGHVKFNSSLSEKMVFSTHNLVSDQSFNEFDLILCRNVLIYFDKVLQQRVLTLFDDSLGSLGYLALGAKETLKFSTLQATYRQVAGEKIWRKQS from the coding sequence ATGATTGAGGAGGAAGAAATTGATTTATTGCTGACCGATTTATTTGAGGTGTATGGATACGACTTCACCCATTACTCCAGAGCGTCGTTAAAACGGCGGATAAATCGGCTATGGTTGCTGGATAAGTTCCCCAGCTTCGCCGAACTTCGATTCCGCGTCCGGTCGGATACCGACTACCTCAAACGCTTTGTGGAAGAAGTGACCGTGAACGTAACCGAGATGTTCCGCGATCCTCAATTTTACCGGGTACTTCGCACAGAAGTCCTGCCTACGCTGGCGGCCAAGCCCTTTATCCGCATCTGGCACGCGGGCTGCTCCACGGGTGAAGAGGTGTTTTCGATGGCAATCCTGCTCACCGAAGCCAATCTGATCCATAAATCGCTGCTGTATGCTACCGACCTGAACCCGGAGGTGCTTGAAACCGCTCGCACCGGTATTTTCGCGATGGCACCCATGAAACAGTATTCAGAAAACTACATACTGTCGGGCGGGAAAAATGACTTTTCTGCCTATTACACGGCTCAGTACGGACACGTTAAATTCAACAGCAGCCTGTCTGAAAAAATGGTATTTTCGACGCACAATCTGGTATCCGATCAGTCGTTCAACGAATTCGACCTGATTCTCTGCCGGAATGTATTGATTTACTTCGATAAAGTGCTTCAACAGCGCGTATTAACACTTTTCGACGATAGCCTGGGGTCACTGGGATACCTGGCGCTCGGTGCCAAGGAAACGCTGAAATTCTCAACATTACAGGCAACCTACCGGCAAGTAGCCGGTGAAAAAATATGGCGGAAACAAAGCTAA